The stretch of DNA taagacgtcgcccattcctcctTTTGCCAAATTCCCATATTCTCACTCGGGGAGCTTCGCTTTCGAGACGcgacccgtcctttatcctcaaacatctctTGAGTCTCAACTAGGGTCCAAAATAAACCACCTTTAGTCTAGTGCTCGGTTTGgatgatgacaaggtcttggttctgctctccgaatcatcaaaactctAGAATGGATCTCAAACGGGCAAATGGTGTCAAGGAtatctggagaagataatcaatttgtgttccccagccgagcggaccttctacctcagggatctgatgcgcgttgtgaccctttcttggctaagggGTTGCACACACATAAGCAGAGTTTGTAAAAGTCACCCCCGTGTCATGTCAATACCAagtttgtatcacgttcacggccgtctgtttgtcagtctgtcagtatgcgtccgtgTGAGTCAACGTCGCAACGGTCAcatgtctccaatctatcaaatcaagGATCTACGAGCAACAAGTCTCATTactaagcttcacaactttcgaaACTTCTGTCTCCCCTCACGTGAGATATTaaatgctagttgcttatatggtaattgctcacatgcttatgttcttacgtgcttatatgctcgCATGCCTATGTGGTTGTCTATACGAccgcggatttgtgtggtcactaaccatgaggataatcttgagaagaaaaacgCACTCCAACTGAATactcggttcttcccaacaaacgctgACCCGTCAAGTCCAAGTGCTTTAACCGaatcgattacatggcatacgctacctcccaacgagcggcaactcatatccccgacgagtcctgagaagtttctaactccccagcgagtgcctattttcaaatggaagtcacacgGGTCTTTCAAATATCTTCACAACATCGTTCATGATCCCGATGCAGCGCTCTCACTAATTAGTTTTCCATAGAGCCTTGCTCagatgatttatccccacggagttcattTAAGGACCCCAAcaagttggagttcgttgctccctagttgaacctatcaacgtcaacctggttggaagtcattaccagacaatatcttgaaataatCCCGATGATTCAGGCTATTTCCCATAGTCGGTCATtcgacattcaacatggctggcgagcctcacaacgcacattcgacATAGCTGgagagcctcacaacgcacattcaacatggctggcgatccTCAAAATGcatcacattcaacatggctggcgagcttcacaacgcacattcaacatggctggcgagcctcaaaatgcacattcaacatggctggcaagcctcacaacgcacctttaacatggttggcgagcctcaaaacgcaccttcaacatggctggcgagcctcaaaatgcatcttcaacatggctggcgagcctcaaaatgcaccttcaacatggctggcgagagtttgcgcgcaaatgattcaaggacgtatcccgaagatgcctctggTATGACtctttcctatggctggcgagcctttatacgtagtctaatggactttagaagacccgaatcggaagtcgaaagactctaaactattcctaATGGCTGGTCCGTGACTCGAatcctcgagtcgcctcgacgtcgcccttcccgacggtaggtccttggctcaaacccttttgagtcgcctcgacgtcgcaatggtcttcaggttgtaatcttcgattgacctgggggctatactttgacattCGCCCCATCCAAGCCTCAGCCAAAGtaggggctttgtagatacccagtatctgcacatTCCAAAAACaaccgatgatgatcggactataacatgtttttgatatgcgtgcgtggatcggctatacatgagacggtttaatgcattactcgaatattaaaaattatttcaaaaatggttttctaactttatttgcattaaaataacactatttagagttaaaaccgtcttcggacccaaaactgactcagaaacccgcaactcgagtcaacctgagtcaacccgagtcaaactgAGTCTCGAATGTCCAAAATATTGCCACGAATGTCGTTATCATGCCATTTGaattaaaatgacactaattagagtcaaaaccgacaccgggtcaaaaaccgtctcaaaattcaaatcccgactcaacacgggtcaaacccgagtcacgAACACAAAATACCTAtcccaaataacacccaagatCAAGCTTATACGGCTAAGAAATCACCTAAGAcaacaaatcacaaccaacaaaaattggttagaacaaatggaaaattCAAATTTCCgaaaaggacagggcaccccattgcgtaacagggtggctcgcgcctctttaggcatcctccttagcctccaagcaaactcaaccgacctactaTCCCACATTTCCCTATAAATTCCAACCTTCACACACCACAATACTCACGCGAGCGTCCGtgccctcacatctcccttaaacttctatactcgacttcttaagtcacaaaatcgacacgtgtttcgACCTagcgatcgaaaacacaagccctACACATTTTGTTcagtaccgtcgccgtgcattcgaccgactcattcgaccaactcaacattaattaacatgtttttcaaccacatgttttcaactcattttcaaaacaaaatccttttctaaGGCACTCTTTtgaaacttctttgatcgcgagtagtcacaacgagaaaaccgtctctaaagtcgtctacctcacaaacatcaatacacgtaagtttgagggtgtaaacaactcacttatttcatatctttgctgtttttatgagtttataagcatgaacaatgcataacacgatccaaaaataggagaaatgagCCAAAACCAGATTTTGGCCAGAGACAGAGGCTACTTGCGTAGCAGgggagctcgcgcctcaatgTCCTCTCAgaccttaatccagccgtgtttgtgttcatctttccgcaacattttccttttattttcttttacggCTTTTACCggtttaattcatttttatgacaaatattttaacCATCTCGAAAATCATCGTTGGTTAaattataccatgacggtttataccgtgactcgatgatattattggttaattacattttaaagggtattttaaccctcTTTTCTTccatttaccatttttctcatttatttacatttgcaaacacattagtcataattcataatcatccttggttctttataccatgtcggttcaatccgagtacgatgacaaacttgactaattataaagaaatgaacttaaaatattagttcatatcaaacattttacatttttatttgtaaaccttacttttcaaacttgcaaatccgacaatgaatattactaagataataataattattccgagtcgtgtaaatcatttaatcacaaatacggttttaaacaacctttttaacaaccaggagatgccccttgggtcgtcgtctgactcgcgccccaaggaACCTCCTGTTTTCTACTTTCCAAACTTGGACAGGAAATGTTGCCTCGCcgtatggctcgcgccccaatagggctgtctggcactgttctgtctcattttactatttgtctaggatgatccccgTTACGGTTAATCCGAAAACATGACGGATCAGATCGACAAGTTTACGTTtatacactttgtcatttgacaccttttttcaaacaaatggatcgtgttaagcatcataatccgaacttggtaaatggatgtttaatttccgtttatACATGCAAataaatctaaatccaactcgacacaaatttcttggtacatggataaacaaaccgacttaggaaattctcagatgttaggttaagcttttggatgcgcattcatgcatttaaaccgttttatcaatttgtgcacttaaacaaccacgattgatcagtagaggtcgctaacgcgggtgggattgggtgttcgattaaagagcttcccaatacgtgccctcaccccttactcagaacctttggatttTGGATGGCCTTATCGAGGGCGTACGAGGGTCATTTTAGATATAGGATGCTAAAAGGGGACGACtcattatctttagtacctatgtcaaacaccgctttttgccttgattgacctaggtataaagtagattcgaacgggttccaagcatcccataattgcttggtggcgactccgaacatctctaacatcgtttcgtgatctttgccgagacgaaaccgaccgatctaaaatgatccggtcgaaagcatctttttacgccgccgagcgtggctttcaagagtCTGATGTACATCCACCGTGGCGTGCATGTGGCCCATGTCCTCAAAATCATGCTGGGGGCAGAAGTCTGTCTAACAAAGCTCCGAGACAGGGTTACTTTTCGCCTACAATGAGGGCAGACGCCATAGATTATGTCAAACGATGCGACTCATGTCAAGAGGCAGCTCCAGCCATTCACCAACAAGGAGAACCATTGTATCCCATTATCTCACCATGGCCATTTACGATGTGGGTGATGGACATAGTGGGAAAATTACCCAGAGCACCAGGAAACAGAGTGTACATGCTTGTCATGATGGATTATTTCTTGAAATGGATTAAAGCGGAAGCAATGACTGAGGTAAAGGAGACCCAACTGATCTCTTTTATAAATcgtaacatcatctgcagatttgGGATACCATTCGAAATCATATGTGGTAATGGATCTCAATTCAAATACGATAACACTGAAGGATTTTGCTCACGATAGAACATAACGCTAAGAAAGTCTTCCTTCCAGTACCCACAAACAAATGGACAAGTAGAATCCAGCAATAAGATCATAGTAGAGAACCTCTGGAAAAGATTGGAGGAACTTGGAGGCAAATGGGCAGACGAATTGCCATTAGTCCATTGGTCAGATAGAACAACGCCGAAAACAGCAATATGGCAAACACCATTCAGTCTGGTGTTCGGAGCAGAAGCCGtaattccatcagaagttctggTACCAACACACAGATATGGGTGCCAGACAGCAAAGCAGAATCAGATCGAAATAGCAAGGAGTCTGGCCAGAGTTGACGAACTAAGAGAAAGTGCTTACATACGCATGACATCATACAAGTAATCCGTAGCAAGAACGTATAACAAAAACTTCAACATAAGGACCCTCACAGTAGGGGACCTGGTGCTCAGAAGGGTGTTTGAAAACACCGAGAACCATAAGGTAGGAAAATTTgcttacaaatgggaaggacTGTATCAGGTCGAAAGCATTGTTGGGAATTGGGcatacaggttgatgaccatgcaAGGTCAAATCCTGCACAAACCCTGGAACATTCGTCATCTAAAACAGTACTTTGTCTCACAAGGTGCTGAAACTTAGTGTACAAAGGACCTTTCAAGAGTCCGTGAAGCAAAAgggttttttattcttttttcaaaaaaaaaagggtgGGGGTTATATATATTACACTTATTAAGTTATGGTTAGTTTTTTCTTTTTTCCGTTTTTCCTTTAATTAGTTTTGAACAAATTGAGTCATTTTGAAAGCCAAGTAGTTCAAgctgtggcttcctggatccagtCGTTGGCCTGGAACACCATGAGA from Silene latifolia isolate original U9 population chromosome 10, ASM4854445v1, whole genome shotgun sequence encodes:
- the LOC141608010 gene encoding uncharacterized protein LOC141608010, whose amino-acid sequence is MRADAIDYVKRCDSCQEAAPAIHQQGEPLYPIISPWPFTMWVMDIVGKLPRAPGNRVYMLVMMDYFLKWIKAEAMTENITLRKSSFQYPQTNGQVESSNKIIVENLWKRLEELGGKWADELPLVHWSDRTTPKTAIWQTPFSLVFGAEAVIPSEVLVPTHRYGCQTAKQNQIEIARSLARVDELRESAYIRMTSYK